TGTATAAGCGTGGATGAGGATTTCAGCACAGGAATCAGGATGCAAATGAAGAGGAAGGGGTGCTCGGAGGAAGAAGGGTCCAAGCTGAGGATGGAGGGAAGGGGTGTTGACTGCGCTGGGGACACATGCAGAGGCTTCAAGTTCTAATGAAAGTGAGGCAGGGCATGCACCTAGGGCTGGTGATAAAATGGCTGGGCAGAAGGTGGTAGGAGGCAAGGTGAGGGAAAGGGCTTCTGAAGTGTTCTGTAAGAAACACACAGTGGGAACTCAGAGATTAGTCACTGAGCGATGAAAAGCATAGTTATCTCTATACTTATCCCAGGCAGAGGCACGGTCCCCAAATGGAACTGGCTTCTGCGCTGAGAGAGCTGAGTCGGAGCCCCCACGGTGCCACGAACGAGCTGTGTGAACTCAGAAGCCAGGCCATCTCGGTGCCTGTCGACGTTCATCTCCAAGTCAGGCTCCGTCCTCAATCTCTAAGATACTTGCAGCTCTCCCACTCTATGGTCCCCCGGCCCATGACCTGAAGAGACCCCACAGCTCGCCTCGCTCAGGGCTATCAACGTTGACCTAGCATCTGCACTGAGCCTATACTAGACGTTGTATCCGCATCCTCCCATTTAACCTGACTAGAACACTGACAGGGCAGGGAGGAAAGCCCTGTCAGAGAGCTAGTCCATAACAGCCTTCTGAATGCAAACCGTGGCTTCTAACTGCCCAGTTGGTTCTCATACTAAAGAAGCCAGGAAACCTGAAGAGCAATCAGTGCCCATCGCTCTTACCCAGGGAGGTCAGAGGGCCACCGTCCTCCTGCCTTTCATCTCTGTATGACTTCGCCTGAGATGAATCCAGCTCTGTCCATCCAGGGGACACAGTGAGAGCCACATCTTCCATTTTCAGCAGCCCCTGCAACAACAGGGAATCCCACCTAGTTCCTCTCGTCCAAAATCACTCCCAAAGCTgacacatgcaaagaatgaacaTCCCCTGAAAGGGGCCCTGTGAAAAAGAGCCTGTGTGGCACCCTTTGACCCACTTAATCTGACCTCTAATCACATGGGCCATATAAGGAAAGAAGTATTACACGCATTGGGGTAAGTACTTCACTTAATACCTAAACAGTCCAGAAAGTGAAACGGTTTGGAAAATAAAGGCCAACACAGTGAAGAAAACGAAACCAAATCCAAACCTTTCAGAAGATTTGTGATGTGCTGGGAcaaagtggggtgggggttcGTTtacattactcttttttttaaatacaacgAAATCGAGGTCTGAGGGGAGAAAAGGCAGGGAAGAAAATGGACACTACAGAGCCTCAAACACTGTCTTCAAGGGCCTGAAGAACTGGGTAGCAAATTAAAACCCAGTGTAAGTGAAGATTGTTCAGACTGTATTCTAAGCTTAGATAAAAGAACATGCCCTATCTGTCCCTTCAAATTTAAGTTCCTTGAAGGCCGAGGCCATGGGTTTTTAATCGCTCACTAACAGGACGCttttcagaaactttaaaaaacagaaccaaacaaAACCACCATCACAAGAAAATCTTCAGTTTGATTTGCCATAGCGTCcttctggaagaagaaaatcCCTTTGAAGAAGGAGCTGACCAGAGAGACAGAATAGGGAAGATCTGGGGAACACAGACAGCCCCCCGCCAAGCTACtaacaaaacaggaaaaggctCTGGGAAGAGAGCAGCCCTCGGTCACGGAGTGGTTTCTCCTAGTTATGAGTCAGCTTATCACAGGTCATCGTGATAAAGTGACTGTCATGCTGTTGTTTACTTAACAATCGACTATAATACAAAGCACTGAGAAGCTCTTAACCATCTGCGTAAGtcaattttactttttggagGAGAAAAGACACAACAGGACAAAGCTTTCCGCCAGGCACCAAAAAGAAGCGGGGAGATGCTTGACAGCCTCGGCACAGATGAGGACATGAAAATCCCATCTAGGACTTGGGTTGGGGTCTAGGGTGGGGATGGCGGGaccccatggcagcacacaggaGCAGAGGGCACGGAAGAGGGAGAGGGGCTCCAGCTCACCTGGGACTCTGGAGTGAGCCCGGCGGCCACCACTGCGTGCGCTGTATAGCGCCCGCCCACAGCAAGCCCAGGCACCTGCAGagctgggaaggagagaggcCCTGGATGAGATCCACACCCTCGCCTGCCGCCTCCCTGCCTGTGGGACCCAAGTTCAAATGCTGGGTTTGCACCTTCCTGCCAGGAAGTGCCTACGGAGTGCTCCTTTCCAGAATTCCTGACCCACCAGCTCCGTCCTAGGGCCCGAACGTGTGGTGTGCTCTGTAGATGgatgaaaactacagaaaaagacaGGCTGCTCAGTAGGGATGGTGTAGTGAAACCAAcgtgaaaacaaaacagagcctTCCGTTTGAAGATGCTTTAGTCTTGAACTTCGCCAGGATAAGGGATAAGAGGATTTCTGTTGCTGTTGTTACAGTGTCTTTCGTAGCTCTTGGggtattttttgctttatttttaaaaacctcgaGGAGCCAGACAGAGCTGGGCCCAGAAAGGAGGAAACTGGTGTCTGCTCATACAGAATTTGCTCAGATTCGAGAAGCGAAACGgaacttttacattttagaaataaggacTGCGTGGTATGACTGGCGTGTCCCAGTGTCGCGTGTATTGGGAATCCACCCACGTGTTCACAGCACATGGCGAACACCGGGAACACGAAGCAGTTTCCTACTGAGTGATTTTCATCCTGTTCTCATTGCAGACCGAGGGTTTATGCTCCTCTGTCTACAGCTGTCCTACAATCTCGGGACTATTCCGGCTGGCTTTACCGATTCTGCCTTATcttcttcacagcacttaccaGTGCCTAAAATTGTATTCTGAATGTACGTGCTACCTTCCTTCCCGGAATGTAAGCTCCACTGCAGCAAGAAATCTGTCTTATGCCGCCTCTGCCCCTGGTGCCTACTGTACGGCTACCACATAGGGGTCTCCACAAAGATATGTTAAATGAGTGGAGGCCACAGTGTTGTTAAAAATTCAATTCTTTCCAAACCCACATCTTAACGAAGTCTAATTTACTATATCCAGATTTGGTGAGGAAGGCTCTCCACCACCGTTTGAAATTTCCCTTTTCGTCTCAGTCTGAAAGTCGAGTCCATCTGTGCTGGGCACGTGGAGCCCCAGCAACAGATCTGCCTTGTCACGGACCTGAAGCGAAACTGGACAAGGTCGGCGTAAGATAATCCTCACCTCTGTCTGGTGGGGACTGGGATCCCACACATTCGTGCTTGAGCAGAGCCTTCATCGGCTGGAATCGGGCACTTCGTGACCTCTGAGCCGGAGTCAACACTGCCATCGTGCAACAGAGCAGCGGCCCCTGGTCACCACCTGGCACCTGGAAGTCATTGATGTATTCACTCATGAAACACTTCTACCATGCTCTGCACGTGCTAGTACCTTCTCTTCCAGGCACTACTTCTATGAGCTCTACGAATCTTAATCCACTCAACGCAAACAACAACCCTCTGAGCTgggtactattattgttatttttgtaatggggaaactgaggtacagagtttccttagcttgcccaaggtcacccagctaataagtggtagtGCCATGATGGGAGCTCGGAGGCTGTGGCTCCAGAGCCCGTGCTCTTAACCATGACTCTCTGATCCCTCATTATAACGTTTGTACTTCTGTGAAAACTCTGGGGCCTCAGAGAACACTCCTATCTCTTCTTGTGTGAAAAACGAGGACGGTAATTTCTACCTTACAGATTTCTGGGGACCAGTCAACGAGGTCACGGTATGTGAAAGCACCTAACAGGCCCCTGCGTGTGGTATGTCCGCGTTAATGCAGGCTTCCCTCCAGACATTTATAGTCAAATTCCTTTCTCACATGCAGCTCCCACATCCTCTGTAAAGAATGAAGAGCCTGACATAAGTGACTTCAAATGACTTTTCCGTTACGGGGCACGGGTGCAGTAGGTCCCCGTCAAGAACCCTGGTCTCTTGGTCACCGTTTAGAAGGATCTGGCCACACGTCCTCGGAAAGAACGTTCACAAGGACACAACACAATGCAAAGAGGAAACCTCCTCCTAAAACAGGTAAGAAGATGCAGGACAAAGTCAACCCATTTTCCACCAGAAGTTCTGAATCTGTGGTCCCTGGACTCCCtcccacaggaaaaaaaaccgatctttatttttactatagAAGCAACAGAGCCACGTGTCATGATCATACCCAGGACTCTGTCATCAAGAGAAACTGCAGATGTCCTCACATCACCTCACAAGCAGGCAAAAATTGTCCGAGTCACGCATTCTTAGAACCTTGAAATGACCCGTTACTGGACCTGTCCCTGGATCTGCCTAGTATTTAGTGCACTAATTTGAAAATGCATATATAACGTTCCCACGAATTTGTGGAACGCTTGGCTAACTGCAGTCCCGCCCAACTGTGTTCTTCGATGTTCCTCTGTATGTTCCTTTACACGTTTAGAAATATCACTGTGAGAGGGGCCCGGGGCTTCACCTCGCTGCCAGTGAGGTTCACGGGGCACACACTGCCACCTCGGGGTCTGAAAGGAATGCCCACACTCGTTCCGAGTTCAGGGGGAAACAGCGCGGCTCTACCTGCGGCCTGGGCTCAGGCAGCTGCCTGTCCAGGGACTCCAGCGCGGCCACCGCCGCGTCCCCGCTCTCCGGATGCTGTGCGCGCACGCGGGCCTGGAGCTCCCCGGGCAGGATGCTCAGGAACTGCTCCAGCACCAGCAGCTCCAGCATCTGCTCCTTGCTGTGCGTCTCGGGTCGCAGCCACAGGCGGCAGAGCTGGCGCAGCCGGCCCAGCGCCTCGCGGGGTCCCTCGGCCTCGGGGTAGCGGAAGCCGCGGAAGCGCTGGCGGGAGCACTCGGGCCCGGGAGCGGGGCTGCAACTGGCCTCCTCGTCCTCCACCTTTACGACAAGAAGCCCCAACTGGTCGTCCGTGGACGGGGCGCCCAGGGCTTCGCTGGGTCTGGACTCTGTCGCCATGCTGGCCAGGGTGCAATCGGGCCCAGAACAACCCTGGGCGCAGCCGCGCACGGTTCTCCTGCAGTCGCGCCCCGCCACTCCCTCCTCCGTGTCCCACCCTGAACCCCACACTACGAGGTGGTGACGACGGAACGCCCCCAGGCGCCAGCGGCGGCACTGGAGGCCTGGATGGGAATCGCCGCCTCCCGGACTTTCTAGGACGCTCCTCTCGGTGGTTGTCCCCGAGTTAACCCATCAGCGACCGTGTCCCTACCGCCACTCCAGGGAGGCAGTAGGGCAAGAGAACGACAGGCTCTGTGTCATTAGAAGTTCTCTGTAAGGTCCGGTTGTGGTACCCAACGCTCTGATGTAAACGTGACTAATGAGCTGGCGTGAAATCGACAAATTCGGAAGAAAGTGGAGCAGAAGCACCTTCCTTTTCTCTGGAAACATCAAAGGAGCCGGGACTGTGGGAACAGCGGAGGGAGTCATTGGTGCGCATTCCTCTTTTTATGTTCCCACGGGGATCAGGTTGCGGAAGGTAAATTCTAAGCACAGACCCAATTACTTCGCTTTACCCGCTAGGGACCAAAAGGCTCCAACAGCCTCCGCCTCCGCCTCACGGCCCATGCGCGGAGGGAGCGTCGCCTGGCAACCGGCCAGAAGAGGAATCCACGCCCGGCTACTGGCTAGCGCGTCTGCGTGAGCGGGATGGCCCGCGGGCCGCGTTCTCTGGGGTAACCGTCCCGAGTTGACCCTATGGTCACCTGTGAAAGCGCGGCTCATGGCGCCAGTATCCCGGTCCCGCTACCCCGAGGACACGCAGGGCTCTTGGAGAGGGCGACGCCCCTCGTCCAGGAGCCGTCGTTCCGGCTCTCCCCCACGCGGCCGCGAGGGCCTCAGGCGTCCGTGGGGCGGGGCGGGCGTCGGCGCTTCTTACCGGCTTAGTCGCTCCCCGGAGCGGCCCAGTTTCCGCAACTACGCTTTCTTGTCTTCTTCGATCTATTGCGGTGGATACCAcgaccatcaccaccactatgCGGGCGACAGGCGGTGGGCGGAAGAGTACGAGATGGTGAAGGAAGAGAGCTATCGGCAGAGGAggctgaaagagagagaaaggattgGCGAGTTGGGAGCTCCTGAGGTGTGGGGGCTGTCTCCAAAGTTTCCTGAACCGGATTCTGACACCACAGTTGAAGATGAAGAGGTAAAAACTCAGAAGATGGGCAGTTCAGATTCCAGCTCCGAAggaaaaaggataaagaagaccagttgttcaaaaaacaaaaaaaagaaaaagtccaaaagaaaatataggaaatattcTGCTAACGGTAGTGACGGTAATTCAGACTCTGACACTAGTAATTCTAGCTCTGATgatgagaaaaagagagcaaaaaaagccaagaagaaagagaagaaaagaaacacagagagggaaaaaacaagaaaaagaagaataagactAAAAAAGAACCCAGTGACTCAAGCTATAAGGATTCAGAAGGAGAATTGCCAGAAGATATCTGGATTGAGCACTCAGAGTTTGCAGGTACCATGGATCTAATAGGTCCAGAAGCACCCATAATACACACCTCTCAAGATGAGAAACCTTTGAACTATGGCCATGCTCTGCTCTCAGGTGAAGGTGCAGCTATGGCTGAGTATGTAAAAGTTGGAAAACGTATCCCACGAAGAGGTGAAATTGGGCTGACAAGTGAAGAGATTGCTTCATTTGAATGTTCAGGTTATGTTATGAGTGGTAGCAGGCATCGCAGAATGGAGGCTGTGCGACTGCGTAAAGAGAACCAAATCTACAGTGCCGATGAGAAGAGAGCCCTTGCATCCTTTAACCAAGAAGAGAGACAGAACAGAGAGAATAAGATTCTAGCAAGTTTCCGAGAGATGGTgtacagaaagacaaaaatgacaaataagGACTTTTGTTCTACAGCAGTACTTTGACCAACAACAATGTTATGTgtccaaaatagttttaaaaggctTTATGGTGCTACTGTACCTACTATGTTAGTAAATCCTTAAGGAAAAAGCTGTTTTTTGACATCTctttagcaatttatttttaatttttaacataaaaagcaATATGTgcacatggtttttaaaatattcaaacactATAGGAGGAGAATCAGTAAAATGGCCTTTAAGGCCTTCATCCTTCTCCCCAAAGAAATCTCTTTGGTGTCTTACATATCTGTCCATTGTTGTATAATAAAAGTTGATGCTATTAACCTGAGGGATTTTTTCCGCACCCCTTGTTGTCCTGACTTTTTCTTTGAGGGCTTCGTTGCCTTTTGGAGCCATTCACTTACCCCAGGGAGAACTACAAGATTCTGGAAAGAACAAAGGTTTCAATTGAGTGTCTACTTCTGGTTGCATTTAACagactaagttaaaaaaaaaattgagatttacTGACTGATGTATTATAACAGAAAAGTCCAGCAGGAAGACTGGTTACCTATGGGGCTTTAATATATGGGTCATTGTCCTCTTCAGGTTGGTTTCCCTTAATTAAGAAAAGGGCTGCCAATGCTCCTGAGTTAAATATTTCCCGGTCCACCTCTGAagataaaagaacattttcatcttggtGTTGCGAACAAGAATCCTGAGAATAAGGCTAATTGGGTTAGCTTAGGTCACATGCCCACCCTCAAAAAAGATGTCATTGCCAGGGAAATAAAATGGCGTATTTTCTGGAGCTGTAGGTTTATCAGCTCATGGGCTACATGGGGAAGAAAAGGATACCTGAACGGAAATCAGGGCAATATTTGGGAAGGAGGGGATAGGCAACCAAGAAACACCCACTACCGttttgaatgattaaaaaaaaaaaagaatgcatgtaCTGAATGCCAAAATTTTCTTGAGGGTTGGCCTTGACTGTTAGAAGCCAAATACCTGATTTAAAGGCACATAGGGTTAATCcataacaaataaatatgaaagagaaaagatggataTCCAGAGTGCTTGAGTCTTCAAAAGACTTGATTAGTGCCACCTGGActaggaggagaaagaaaaatatgtgaaggTATAAAGGAAGAGGCAATTGGTAGAGATCCTGAAAAGGAGACCAGTTCAGGAGGGATCCACATGGATAAGAGAGTTAGCATTGAGATACTAGCTAGCACCTGTGCTGTAGAAGACTTTAGAATGAGCTCTTCTTGGTCTCTGATAAGGTCTTTGTTGTCATCCAGTGAAATCTGTCTTTACCTTGAGATTTCATTTCAACAGTAACCAAATAATCTCATTTGAATAACCAACTTTGCAAGGCTCGAGAGTCTGGTAAGCCCCATAGAGCTGACAGCGAGGGGATGGTGTTCTAGAATCTGGCAGGGCAGAGTTATGTGAAAGGGCACCTTTACCCCAGTATGTGACTTGATTGACACTGGACCACACTAGCTTGAGATTTTCCCCAAAGAAGGTCGGGGAACGTTGGTGAAAGCCACCttgttaaatacatatatttccatttttagaaacAAACTATACCACACTATACACGTGGATATAtaccttgtgtttttttttttcacttactatatCTTGGAGATGCTTTACATCAATGCATGTAAGTCTACCTCATGCTTTGTAATGACTTGACAGTATTCTAGTGTACACAAGGACCATATTTTATTGGATGTCCAAGGAGATTTCTATATGTTGTGATTACAGGATACTGTAGTGAAAATCTTTGTGGCTGTATGAATGTATTGTCCATAGCATATTCATCTAGACATAGAATTATTGGGTCAAAAAGAATCCTTTGAATACCCAAAATGGCCACTTAGAGGTGGAATTATTGCATCAAAGGGAAGATATTTATTAGGTGCtttctatgtgctaggcactatggCAGGTACTGGAAATAAACTAAAGAAGAACTTGGGCTTGATCTCAGAATTTTACATCACAGAATTTCACATTCTACTGGGGGAGacatactttaaaaagtgaacaaataagTATAAATTGTAGTATGTAATGAAGAAAGTAAGGAGCTAGAGACAGTAATGGGGAAGTTTTTGATAGGATGGTCAGGAAAATCTAAGAATGTCACTATTAAGTTGTATGTGCTTGTAAATTATAATAGATATTGCAACATTTCCTTCCAAGTAAAACACACCAGTTTACACACTTACTGATATTGTACTTCTAAACCTTTtgatctttgccaatctgatgggtgaagaatgatttcatttttttttttttttacttctttaattaagaataaagaagttgagggtggccagatggctcagttggttggagtgggaGCTCTTAACCACAGGGTCGCCAGTTCCATTTTCACAActgccagtgagctgcgccctccacaactagattgaagacaatgagctgttACTGAGTTGCCAgtagggcggccagatggcttagttggttagagcgtgagctcctAACAACGAGGTTGTTGG
This DNA window, taken from Rhinolophus ferrumequinum isolate MPI-CBG mRhiFer1 chromosome 22, mRhiFer1_v1.p, whole genome shotgun sequence, encodes the following:
- the NKAPL gene encoding LOW QUALITY PROTEIN: NKAP-like protein (The sequence of the model RefSeq protein was modified relative to this genomic sequence to represent the inferred CDS: deleted 2 bases in 1 codon); translated protein: MAPVSRSRYPEDTQGSWRGRRPSSRSRRSGSPPRGREGLRRPWGGAGVGASYRLSRSPERPSFRNYAFLSSSIYCGGYHDHHHHYAGDRRWAEEYEMVKEESYRQRRLKERERIGELGAPEVWGLSPKFPEPDSDTTVEDEEVKTQKMGSSDSSSEGKRIKKTSCSKNKKKKKSKRKYRKYSANGSDGNSDSDTSNSSSDDEKKRAKKAKKKEKKKHREGKNKKKKNKTKKEPSDSSYKDSEGELPEDIWIEHSEFAGTMDLIGPEAPIIHTSQDEKPLNYGHALLSGEGAAMAEYVKVGKRIPRRGEIGLTSEEIASFECSGYVMSGSRHRRMEAVRLRKENQIYSADEKRALASFNQEERQNRENKILASFREMVYRKTKMTNKDFCSTAVL